GGTCCTCGACACCCAGGGCAACCTGTCTCCTCAGCTCGCACAGGCCGCGCCGACGCTGGAGAACGGACTGTGGAAGCTCCTTCCCGACGGGCGCATGGAGACGACGTGGGCGATCAAGCCCACGGCCAAGTGGCACGACGGGGAGCCGGTGACGGCCGAGGACTTCATCTTTACGGCCATGGTGGCGCAGGACAGGACGCAGCCGATGGCGCAGGACCAGGCGTTCAAGTTCGTCGAGTCCGTCGACTCGGCAGACCCGCACACCCTGGTCGTCACCTGGAAATCAACGTACGTGGACGCGGACAAGCTCTTCACCCAGACGGTGAACACGCGAAATCTGCCGATGCCCCAGCACCTCCTCGGGCCGGTTTACAGCCAGGACAAGACGACCTTTACGGACAGCCCCTACTTCGGGGCGGAGTACGTCGGGGCGGGACCCTTCCGCCTAAAGGACTGGACGCTCGGCACGCACGTCGTCCTCAGCGCGAACGACGCCTACGTGCTCGGGCGGCCGAAGATCGACGAGATCGAGATCAAATTTATCCTCGACACGAACACCATGATCTCCAACCTCCTGGCCGGGGCCTTGGATCTGTCTCTCGGTCGGGGTCTCACGCCTGAGCAGGCGATCGAGATTCGCAACAAGTGGACCGACGGGCGCGTCGACGCGGGCCTGCAGAACACGACGTCGCTGTATCCGAACCTGTACGACCCGGACCCCGCGGCCCTCAAAGACGCCCGGTTCCGTCGCGCGCTCCTCACCGGCCTCGACCGTCAGGAGATGGTGGATAGCCTTCTCGGCGGACTGGTGCCCGTGGCGGACAGCATCTTCAGCCCGGACGACCCCGAGTACAAGGACCTGCAATCCTCGATGGTTCGCTACCCGTTCGACCCGCGCAAGGCGACCGAGATGCTCGACGAGATGGGGTTGGCGAAGGGGGCTGACGGCTTCTACGCGGATTCCAGCGGAAAGCGCATCAGCGTCGAGGTCCGCACGCGGGCGCACCCGCTACGGGAGAAGGTGCAGCAGGTCATCGCAGACGAGTGGGCGAAGATCGGGATCGAGGGCGCGCCGCTCGTCGTCCCCGAGCAGCGGATCTCCGATCGGGTGTACCAGGCGACGTTCCCGGGCTTCTACTTCCGCTTCGGTGGTCCGGACCAGCTCGTCGATTGGCAGAGTAAGGAGGCGCCGACCGCGGAGAACGGCTACGTCGGGCGGAACCCGATCCGCTATCAGAACGCCGACTACGATGCGCTGATCACGAAGCTCGTCACGACGATCCCGAAGGACGAGCGGCTGAAGACGATGGCCGAGATGGTGCACTGGGAGACGGACCAGCTTCTGCTGCTAAC
This Chloroflexota bacterium DNA region includes the following protein-coding sequences:
- a CDS encoding ABC transporter substrate-binding protein; the protein is METTWAIKPTAKWHDGEPVTAEDFIFTAMVAQDRTQPMAQDQAFKFVESVDSADPHTLVVTWKSTYVDADKLFTQTVNTRNLPMPQHLLGPVYSQDKTTFTDSPYFGAEYVGAGPFRLKDWTLGTHVVLSANDAYVLGRPKIDEIEIKFILDTNTMISNLLAGALDLSLGRGLTPEQAIEIRNKWTDGRVDAGLQNTTSLYPNLYDPDPAALKDARFRRALLTGLDRQEMVDSLLGGLVPVADSIFSPDDPEYKDLQSSMVRYPFDPRKATEMLDEMGLAKGADGFYADSSGKRISVEVRTRAHPLREKVQQVIADEWAKIGIEGAPLVVPEQRISDRVYQATFPGFYFRFGGPDQLVDWQSKEAPTAENGYVGRNPIRYQNADYDALITKLVTTIPKDERLKTMAEMVHWETDQLLLLTLYHEPEPVLISNRLKNVGGRRGYNIQAWNAQDWDVAQ